The DNA region gtctttcttcttctccttgatTGACGATGAAGATGATACAACACCAATCCTATAGGGGTCGACACTGTAAGCGTACTGCTGAATAATGGCGAAAAAAACCATCTCCAGACACACCAACACATTCTGATATGCCTCTTCAATTTGCTCCACCTCAATCCAAATATGATGGGATTTTATTACCCCCATGGCAGCTAGAATCTCAAGCACAATCCCCTGTTTTGTTTGTACACAATAGATTGAATGATTCACAAATAGAATGATTCGTATCCATATTCAAATGGCTGGTTAGAATATTACCTGCCAGAAACAGAAGAAGACAATTCCCTTGATGCACAAGAATTTCGCTAAAGGGCTGTGTGGTTTCAATTCTTTATCAAACACATGGTAAAAGATCACAAGAGAATACAGTGCAAGTGAGACTGAAATGTTTAAGATAATAGTGAATGTCCAGCTGACCCAACTCGGATATATTCCCATTCTTTGAAGAACTATCATCAAGATTGAACATACAGGTCGAATCACAACAAACTGCCATGTCCACTGCTTTAGAAGCTTTAGCGATTGGTGATTCAACCGAACTGTATGTGGCTGCAATCAGTATAAAAAGAACCACATCTTTGAAACAGAGGAAACAAAACCCTCAAAAACTACactaaaaaaaacaagttttacCCACCTGAAAAAGAGTCATTGGAAACGAGTGATGAATTTCTCTTCCTTTTACCCCATCTGGAACTATGTTCTTGCTCAAGGATATGTTCAAGTAACTATACATCAACGCCATGAACTTAGCAATCACCTGCACTTACAACAACAACAGAATAATCCCCCATTGGAATTACAAAAAACTCTTAAAAATGTTTGGTACTATACTTACCAAAGCTTCATAACATTCCTTGATTGattcaagaaaagtaaaataagaaCTGCTCCATGTAAAATGTAACAAACCAGTGTAAGATACAACAGCATATAAAGGAGCCATAAGAATGATAACCAATATAGCCTTCTGTTCCTTTGGTTTCCTCCAGCACAATATATGTGTCAAGACTAATTTAGCAGAAACCAACAATGTAATCACCAAGCAACAAGTTGTTGCAATATAAGTCATTTGTGCTGGATGCATCTTTCCTTAATAACTGAGAACCTGCATTACAGATTTGAAACTTTTATATGCTGAGATTCTAAATCTAGAAGTTAGAAAGGTGTATGATCAAAGTAACTATAGGATTAGGCGCAAGACTATAAGATTAGCATTTTAATATTGCAAAATGAGACAGGGAGAGAGAGATTACACGAATTTGAAAGCAGCGAAGGTTGTGAACTCCGATTGATCGCCGATTTCACGGAACAAGAGGCAGAGAGAGAAAAGACCTAGCTACCGATGGAAGACTAGAGTGAAATTATGTAGAAGAGACagacgaagaagaagatccaGCCATCCAAGAAGTCGGCATAATCACGTGGATCACGATGCGGCCTTCTCCCTCTATTAGTCGTTGACTGACGAACAAGAATAAATGATTGATCCCAATCGCCCATCCGAATCGCAATCGCCCAGCTGTATCTTCCGAcaattttgaacattttccaATCACAAATTGCCACCTGTAATAAGAGCttgtttgttttcatttttattcttcTCATAATCTATACAATCAAATTTGGTATATAACAGTTGAACTAATTGATcctataatatatcaaatttgacGTATAAATGAAACCCAATTCTTAAAATACATACACATATAATCAAATCACTCTTTATGGccaaatatcaaaaaataaaaataaattaaatctttATCTTTCACGATTGACTAGTTGTGAGAAAACTGCACTTGTCGCCACATCTTCCTCTCCACAACTCGCGCCCTCCACCATACACACGCTTCTGTTATCAAACGTTTCCAAAGGTGGTCGGTTTAATGCAATTCCTTTAATATGCTTCATACTGTTGCCTTTCGGTTCTCTCCGAGCCGATGAAGTTTCCTGAGAGCGTATTCCAAATTCCACAAAAACATCTCCCAAGCATTGACGACATGTCAACACCATGCTCCACTAGACATTTCTCCATCATTTcaccatatatatttatttagagaaATTGTGTTCATCTCTTAGAAGCCATCTTTACAAGACAAACCTCTCATCTCTCTCTCATGGAAGCAACGGTTGGggatatgaaaaacgtgtgaaaacgtgttaaacatgttaaaaacgtgaaaaacatgctaaaaacatgaaaaacatgttaaacgtattaaatatgtcaaaaaagtgttaaacgtgtaaaaacgtgaaaaacgtgtatattatgtcaaaaacgtgttagatttgtaaaaaatgtgttaaatgtgtgaaaaacatatttaacatgttaaacgtgccaaaaatgtggaaaatgtgttaaacgttataagtgtgaaaatgtgttaaacatgtcaatacgtattaaacatgccaaaaacgtgaaaaacgtgttaaacgtgtcaaaaacgtgttaaacgtgtgaaaacgtgccaaaaatatggaCAATCAATTAATCACCCCTCAGAACGATACAATTGAAAGGACATGAATGAATGATAAGAAATATCTCCATGTCAACAGCTCGGTCATGACAATCATTGTTAACTCTTCATCTGTGAAATACAGAGATCTTGTAACGCAGGAAATCACGCCAATTTGGGTTTATGCTACTACTGATCATATAGTAGATGCAAATGTCAACCATGTAAACTTCAACGTAACATGGGTTTTTAAAGTTGATTCGAACTCCACCTACTTATCCAGACTACATTTCTGCGATATTGTGAGCAAGGCGAGAACAATCTTGTCTTCAACATATACATAAATGAACACTTATATACACAAATATCATAATTCTAAccatcataaaataaaaaaataaaaaaaatggatcaaatgaaaatgaaagcagattgttttttattgttattgttagattttggtttaaaaaaaatgttttggatCAAAGATCacgattttagttatttataaagtcattattattttacatatttacatGGCAGAATAAATACATAAAAGACCTACACTAGCCATTTATGAATACAATCAcattatataatgaaaaaacaaagacaaaacatggtatttaaataaagacaAAATGAAATGAGAAACAAGAACTTACAAAAGGGATGTTATTGACTTTCAAAAGGAATGAAAGCTCTAACTAAGAGACTTTTGACTCGACAACACTAATTGGTGCTCTTGCTTGGCTTTTGAAAAGTGGGcagattttttttagagaaagaaAGGGCAGCCGAAAGGCACTAgagaatgaaaaagaagagtaaaaaaaaagtctttTGCAATGTGTTAAGAGGggatatttatagaaaaaaattatgaaaccctagggtcaaaaggcccatttaacagaCTTGAAGTAGAAAAGAGAtttccattttaaacatgtacaaatgtttaaaaataataaagcaatctccacttgacatgtcactaaatgtcaAGTGATATCCAATGTGATTTAAGCTTTATTtgataaatgatgtaatacttggtcattttaatttttaattcaaaaatgtCCAAGTCTTCATGTTCTTCTTCAACTCACAGTAGAATGACAACTTCTCCTTTTTTTTTGCAACTTCCCTTTTTTTCTTTGACCACACATAATTAGATCGGGATTTCAAAATTTGCGGTTGTCACCATCATGAAGGTGAACGTTGCATTCACCTTTTCCTTTTAGAATTGACTTCATGGATCAGATCCCGAgcatgggtcggtccattagtCGGGTCACCGGTCGGATCCGTTAATTGAATCATTTCATTGGCCTTACTTCGGGTTGATTtgcctttgatttggatcttctTGGTCCAATTTACAAATTTGATCTGGATCTTGCATGTGGATTTTGGATTGTCTCTTTAAAAAGCCACACATCTCCTTTcctcttacaaaaaaaaaattatttaacaataaataggtaattttatttttaattatttttatttctaaggaacagttctaattaataaaaatgttaactaactaattcaaaataaattgcaaaacctaatctaacatcgacaactaatctaacaatttaaaacaactaatctaattaaaaaataacaaaattatacataaaaaaaaatatttttaaattataaaaacgttaatatatatatatatatatatttgtatgttttgtttatttatttataaatattcaagttattaatttagatgaaaccttgaatattcaaagtataataaattctctaagtattttaatttagacaaattacTACTTTAACTTactaagaatccaaaatcaattatttccaaaaactcaattgttctaaaaataattatctttaaaataaattatgcaaTGAACCCgtgaatgaatttgaaaattttgtatatgctcagatttattaaaaaaaataaaatataaaatttggggGTGAAAAATGAATGCATACATTCCGAAGATCTCTACTAGTTAATCTtggttatttttcaaaatacttACACTTATATTTTAGTTAGTTccatatttaacatataaatcATAAGCTAGGATGAGGTTActtgtgcatgaaaaaaaaaacgaaatacaaaaattaaaacaactTAAAGCCtagaaaataaatctataaataagTGTTCCTAAAGAATCAAGAAACTAAGCATATTATTAATCAAGATTTAGTTAGCCtaatcttttgattttttttttaaatgtcaacatttattaaaaagaacgcAAGATGCGTTCAAACGTTTAATTAGGACCTCACCGAATTCAAACCGGTGACCTCTTGATCTGCAGTTAAATGCTCCACCACTGAGTTATAGACCGTATATCCTAAGTCTTTTGATTTTTAGGTTTTAttgaaatgatttattaatcttgtaaagttttatattttgtaacttttttttttgtattttgagtttgtggttttaagttttataaaatttatattttgagttaattaaactcataaacaaatctattttataaattaattttagtttattcaattttagttaggtttaatttttattctagcctagaataaaaataaattaaaaaaaacataataataataataataataataataataataataaccaaaacaaaggaatgcaaaaaaaaagaattaaaggTAAAAAGCTGAAAAACTGCAGTGAGTGTCAAGAATCAGGCGTCGGTAGCGTGGTTTAGTAAAGAGAAAGCAGCATGTGAAGCGTCGGCCTTCAAGCGTCAGTATTCCTTGAAGAACAACCTGcagaaaactaaaaaaaaaagtctccAGTTCTTCGTTTTTTCGACATAATTCCTAATCTCTAACCCCATTCTGCAAGTCATCGCCCAAGTCATCGCCCATTCTACAATATTCACTTGATCTCTAGGCAGAACCGGGTTCAATGCAGGCAGTGTGCAAAGAACCTCCATCAGAACCACGCAAAACGAATACACATCAGACTTCTCTGTAAGCTGTTGCCTTCTGAAATATTCTGGATCAAGATATCCGAAACTCccctaactcgtgtttaaatacgtgtttcgtgttattccgactagatttTGTTATCGTGTCAACACAATTGTGTATCTTcacactcatgttaattatttatttatttatatatatatattaaattatattgttagtaaaaattataaaatattattatattatcaaagttaaattattatcatatattttgtttgaatgttttaataataattaaaattttaaaataatttaaattttaaaaataatatgtaaattaataaaagtaataggtgagataattattatgagactcaaatttcgattcatataatttatttaatatttatattttatttcaatattttagtatatttaattttaattatatatattatatatataaaattaaataatttataaatttaataaaaatgtaaatatatttagagagacgtggtcatttgataatgttaatgtaaaagtgaatagtttgaaaaagaaattgGAGAGAAAGTGGGAAAGGtgggtaaaatttataaatatatattattatattattaaaattaaaattaaaattattatcatatatttgttatttaatgtattaataataattgaaattataaataattaaaaaattaataattaattaataaaataatatcgaagagaattattaatagactcacattttattaatataatttattttttatttatattttattttaatttatattatttaaattaatattttattttaatattatattatttaagttaatattttattttaatattatattttagtgtgtttaattttaattataaatattacatttatgaaattaaataatttcttaattgaataaaaatgtaataggtttagagaatgttaaAGTGGGCAGCTTAAGTCAtttgactaattgtgtttatgtcgtttcgtgtgtatactcgtgctcGTGTCTTGTCTGTACTTGTGTCGTGTTTATACTCGTGTCGTGTCTAtgtcgactcgtaaccgtgtttcgatcgtataaactcataatcgtatCGTGACCGTGTtgtctcgtgcttgtatcgtgtcaacccaagacccgagtgagataatattgtattgtgtcgttccgtacaaatatcgtgttggatcgtgtcggttcgtatttaGCTAACTCATTGCCCAGCTCTAGACCGTACATCCTAAGTCTTTTGATTTTTAGGTTTTATTGAggtgatttattaatattgtaaagttttatattttgtaatttttttttcttgtattttaattttgtggttttaagttttataaaatgtatatttgaGTTTAATCAAActcatacaaaaatatattttataattaattttagttaggtttaatttttatttaagcctaggataaaaataaatcacaaaataaataataataataataataataaccaaaacaaaggaatgccaaaaaaaaaaaaacggaaTTAAAGGTAAAAAGCTGAAAAATTGTAGTGAGTGTCAAGAATCAGGCGTCAGTAGCATGGTTTAGTAAAGAGAAATGGTTTAGTAAAGAGAAAGCAGCATGTGAAACGTCGGCCTTCAAGCGTAAGTATTCCTTGAAGAACAACCTGCagaaaacccaaaaaaaaagtCTCCAATTCTTCGATTTTTCGACATAATTCCTAATCTCTAACTAATTGGTGGTGAAGATTGACCTCAAactcatatatattaaacaagGCAGAatgttctttttaattttttttttctttaaatgattataaattattttggaataattctcaataaataacctattattcattattaaatttaattttttttcaggattaaatgttcaaaatgtttattaaaCACTTTAAGCCTATaaagattcaaattcaaacatgaatttgaaattcttgaccGATTATGATTAAATGGTCAATTTTAagacaaattttaatttttacaattattttgtGTCAAAACTTACTCGTTCCCATTTTCTTTATTgcttatgttatttaaataatcatgcATATTTTACAaggtagttttttttttttatgcgAGTTattcaatcattttatttatttatatttattaataaaatataatcttttaatatttttatttacctttttttttataagaaaataatccattcatttctctttttgaaaatatttaattaaaataaatattatttttctaatttatattcaCTTTcacttttgaaaatatttactatctatatatattgaaGAGGAATATTTTTGTATACATGTTTCTCTTAcatttatatttacttattttttataaaatggttcattcatttatttagtattttttttttatttaatcttaaagtaaatataatttttattattcactgtcttatatataatctttttaaattaataattttctctttctataAAATTGTGTATACCcttttaattaaagtaaataattttttctactttatattttttgaaaattatttgttaacgtatataatataataatatattattatattaaatataataatatatcaatataatatattattatattatatacattaatataatatattattatattataattgtccattcatttctcttttttttttatcatttacttttaaaataaattttatttttttaattcatattcactatcttatatataatctttttacattaataattttctcattttataaaattgtgtatatccttttaattaaaataaatatttttttctaattcatattcatttttctttttaaaagaaattttttatataattattttactttatatttttggaaaattatctgttaatgtatttaatataataatatattattatattaaatataataatatatcaatataatatattattatattatatacattaacTTGTCCATtattcatttctctttttttctaaTTCATGTTCACTTTctcttttgaaaatatttcttatctatatatattgaagaggaatatttttgtatacatgtttttcttacatttatatttacttattttttataaaatggttcattcatttttttagtattttttttcatttaatcttAAAGTAAATGTAGTTTTTCATATTCACTAtcttatatataatctttttacattaataattttctctttttataaaattgtgtatatcttttaattaaaataaatatttttttctaattcatattcatttttccttttaaaagaaattttttatataattattttactttatatttttggaaaattatctgtgttaatatatataatataatataataatatattattatattaaatataataatatatcaatataatatattattatattatatacattaacATTGTccattcattacttttttttcatttacttttaaattaaatgtcaTTTTTCTAATTCATAATCACTTTCTTATATACAAtctttttacattaatatttttttctttttataaaagtgTGTATATcctttaattaatgtaaatatttttttctaattcatattcacttttccttttaaaatattccttatttatatatattgatatataagaaattaaattttttatataataatttactttatatttttggaaaactatctattaatgtatttaatataataatatattattatattaaatataataatatatcaatataatatattattatattatatacattaacATTGTCcattcatttctctttttttcttttcatttacttttaaattaaatgtcatttttctaattcatattcactttcttatatataatctttttacattaatctttttttctttttataaaattgtgtatatccttttaattaatgtaaatatttttttctaattcatattcacttttccttttaaaatattcattatttatatatatattgatatataagaaaataaattttttatataattattttactttatatttttggaaaattatctgttaatgtatttaatataataatatattattatattaaatataataatatatcaatataatatattattatattatatacattaacTTGTCCATtattcatttctctttttttcttttcatattgactcttttttttttcttttttaagcattctctctatatatatatatatggatgcATAAGAGATGAAAGATGTGAATACTAAACTAACTAGGAATAACCACAATGGAAAGAAACTATATTGAGCTTTTCAACATCTATTTCTTGATAAGTATGGTGTCTCTACTTACTATTATCCCCATAATGGAAggtgtgttttttatttatttatttatctattatttatgtttattgtagttttattaaatgaaaaaatggaTGCAGGGTCATCGAATTTGAATTCGGGGATAGACATTTCTAGGTGTAGAGTGATAGGGAATTGTAAAAGCCCTCTTACGCAAGATTGCATTGCTGCTTGCAAGCAAAGATTCAACATTAATTATAATGGCACATGCTATAAAACTGCTATTGGTTTGTATAATTGTTgttgttttctaaattaattaattctcatctaataataacttttatttctcacaaatttatcttattaattttagtttgtatATTTATGtccataataattaaatatttaag from Impatiens glandulifera chromosome 5, dImpGla2.1, whole genome shotgun sequence includes:
- the LOC124938413 gene encoding transmembrane protein 184B-like, which codes for MHPAQMTYIATTCCLVITLLVSAKLVLTHILCWRKPKEQKAILVIILMAPLYAVVSYTGLLHFTWSSSYFTFLESIKECYEALVIAKFMALMYSYLNISLSKNIVPDGVKGREIHHSFPMTLFQPHTVRLNHQSLKLLKQWTWQFVVIRPVCSILMIVLQRMGIYPSWVSWTFTIILNISVSLALYSLVIFYHVFDKELKPHSPLAKFLCIKGIVFFCFWQGIVLEILAAMGVIKSHHIWIEVEQIEEAYQNVLVCLEMVFFAIIQQYAYSVDPYRIGVVSSSSSIKEKKKDK